In a genomic window of Candidatus Hydrogenedentota bacterium:
- a CDS encoding ABC transporter ATP-binding protein translates to MAAIHAENLVRSFGTLRAVDALNLEVTEGEIFGLVGPDGAGKTTAMRLLTAIMAPTSGDAWVAGHHTVREAEAIKEDIGYMSQRFGLYPDLTVLENIHFYADIYSVPRRGREAKIEELLGFSNLTPFKKRQAGRLSGGMKQKLGLACALIHTPKVLFLDEPTNGVDPVSRRDFWRILYKLLRQKVTIFVSTAYLDEAERCNRIGLIHKGRLLAVGTPDEVKTLMRGSILEVRCGDPRKATRTLQLHFPSDSVGLFGDRVHVVTSTPQESSSAVKTTLAREGIDVASVRVIEPSLEDVFVSVLGHSDEKEAGDVQFN, encoded by the coding sequence ATGGCTGCCATTCATGCGGAAAACCTCGTGCGCTCTTTCGGAACGCTGAGGGCGGTGGATGCGCTGAATCTCGAAGTCACGGAAGGAGAGATTTTCGGCTTAGTGGGCCCGGACGGCGCCGGCAAAACCACGGCGATGCGGCTGCTGACGGCCATTATGGCGCCCACGTCGGGTGATGCGTGGGTGGCAGGCCATCACACGGTCCGAGAGGCCGAGGCCATCAAGGAGGATATTGGCTACATGAGCCAACGCTTCGGGCTTTACCCGGACTTGACCGTCCTTGAGAACATTCATTTCTATGCCGACATCTACAGCGTGCCGCGGCGCGGCCGGGAAGCGAAGATTGAGGAACTGCTGGGATTCAGCAATCTTACGCCTTTTAAGAAGCGTCAAGCCGGCAGGCTCTCCGGAGGCATGAAACAGAAACTCGGACTCGCCTGCGCCCTGATTCATACACCGAAGGTCCTGTTTCTCGACGAGCCCACGAATGGCGTCGATCCGGTCTCCCGCCGGGACTTCTGGCGCATCCTCTACAAACTGCTACGTCAGAAGGTGACCATCTTTGTCTCCACGGCTTACTTGGACGAAGCGGAACGATGCAACCGCATTGGCTTGATTCACAAGGGCCGCTTATTGGCCGTGGGGACTCCGGACGAGGTCAAGACGCTCATGCGCGGCTCCATTCTCGAAGTACGTTGCGGGGATCCGCGTAAGGCGACCCGCACGCTCCAATTGCATTTCCCATCCGACAGCGTGGGCCTGTTCGGAGACCGGGTGCACGTGGTCACATCGACCCCACAGGAGAGTTCATCGGCCGTGAAAACGACCCTGGCGCGGGAGGGCATCGATGTAGCGTCGGTGCGAGTGATCGAACCTAGCCTCGAAGATGTCTTCGTCTCGGTCCTGGGTCATTCAGACGAAAAGGAGGCTGGCGATGTCCAGTTCAATTGA
- a CDS encoding TetR/AcrR family transcriptional regulator — MAKEKLDTEVRQEQILEAALDVVSRKGMKGLNLGAVARRVGIVPSAIYRHFENKDGIIDALLGLIESRLADNVATVRQETEDPLRALELLLRRHVRLVRENAGIPRIVFSEEVYGANSKRKSRVHELLQNYLERVAEFFREAQQAGRVRTDLSADELSVMFLGLVQPAAILWHVSDGGFDVTRQAEKAWGLFSEAIGNGNEKALKAERPTPAAKEN; from the coding sequence ATGGCCAAAGAAAAGCTAGATACCGAGGTTCGCCAGGAGCAGATCTTGGAGGCAGCGTTAGATGTGGTCTCCCGAAAGGGAATGAAGGGGCTCAATCTCGGGGCCGTTGCCAGACGCGTTGGCATAGTCCCTTCCGCGATCTACCGCCACTTCGAGAACAAGGACGGAATCATTGATGCTCTGCTTGGGCTCATCGAGTCTCGCCTGGCCGACAATGTTGCCACAGTTAGACAGGAAACGGAGGACCCATTAAGGGCCCTCGAGTTGCTGCTCAGGCGGCACGTTCGCCTGGTCCGTGAGAATGCGGGCATACCCCGAATCGTATTCTCCGAAGAGGTTTATGGTGCGAACTCTAAGCGGAAATCCCGGGTACACGAACTCTTACAGAACTATTTGGAGCGGGTGGCGGAATTCTTTAGAGAGGCACAGCAGGCTGGCCGGGTCCGCACGGACTTGAGCGCAGATGAACTCTCCGTGATGTTCCTTGGACTAGTCCAGCCTGCGGCGATCCTATGGCACGTGAGCGATGGCGGATTCGATGTGACCCGTCAGGCCGAAAAAGCCTGGGGGCTTTTCAGCGAAGCGATTGGAAACGGCAACGAAAAGGCGCTCAAGGCGGAAAGGCCGACGCCTGCAGCAAAGGAGAACTGA
- a CDS encoding hemerythrin domain-containing protein gives MRAADMLEHEHEAVLVVMKAARGEAEAIKEVGQVNTQRIGEFADFFRNFVDRCHHGKEEKYLFPKLEERGMPREGGPIGVMLQEHELGRAEVRAIAEALTRLEQGDGGAAEAIKQHLLAYADLLEAHIQKENGILFPMGDQVLTPEDQRSLVDAFDAVEREEMGEGTHERYHQWIHELVKE, from the coding sequence ATGAGAGCAGCAGACATGCTCGAACACGAGCACGAAGCCGTGCTGGTTGTGATGAAGGCGGCGAGAGGCGAAGCGGAAGCGATCAAGGAAGTTGGTCAGGTGAATACCCAACGAATCGGCGAATTCGCCGACTTCTTCCGGAACTTCGTTGATCGCTGTCATCACGGCAAGGAAGAAAAGTACCTGTTCCCCAAGCTTGAGGAACGCGGTATGCCCCGAGAAGGCGGACCTATTGGCGTCATGCTCCAGGAGCATGAACTGGGACGAGCCGAAGTTCGCGCGATAGCCGAAGCGTTGACTCGGCTTGAGCAGGGAGACGGTGGTGCCGCAGAGGCCATCAAGCAGCATTTGCTTGCTTACGCGGACTTGCTCGAAGCCCACATACAAAAGGAAAACGGCATCCTGTTTCCGATGGGTGACCAGGTCCTGACACCTGAGGACCAACGGTCGCTAGTGGATGCCTTCGACGCCGTCGAGAGAGAAGAGATGGGAGAGGGCACGCACGAGCGCTACCATCAATGGATTCACGAGCTCGTTAAGGAGTAA
- a CDS encoding efflux RND transporter periplasmic adaptor subunit, whose protein sequence is MKTLRKKRLLVIPLLVVAVAGGYAFSRNGSRNAEGAVHISGNIEVTDVEASFKVAGWVESRLVSEGEIVRVNQPIARLDSEDLEQEVAMRRAEVAGAGAKLAELEAGSRPEEIARAEAAAAHAQARLDELLAGSRTQEIEAARASVQRAEAENTRADVDYARQRQLYEQDVISARERDNALASYGSTKAILAEAQERLRLVQEGPRHEQIAQARAALGEAQAWYEQVVSGPRKETIEQARAERMRAEESLRLAQTRLSYAAIAAPLTGIVLSDHVEPGEYVTPGAPIVTIGDLENVWLRGYIDETDLGRVKLGQSVAVTTDTYPDKAYAGVVSFISSEAEFTPKNVQTDKERVKLVYRVKIDIPNPEFELKPGMPADADIAITGGER, encoded by the coding sequence ATGAAGACTTTAAGAAAGAAAAGACTTCTCGTGATCCCACTATTGGTGGTGGCTGTCGCGGGAGGGTATGCGTTCAGCCGAAATGGTTCGAGGAATGCCGAAGGCGCGGTTCACATATCGGGCAACATCGAGGTGACCGACGTCGAAGCCAGTTTCAAAGTGGCGGGTTGGGTGGAATCTCGTTTGGTTTCCGAAGGCGAGATTGTCAGGGTGAACCAACCGATTGCGCGTCTGGACAGCGAGGACCTTGAGCAGGAGGTAGCCATGCGGCGGGCAGAGGTAGCCGGTGCGGGTGCCAAGCTGGCCGAACTTGAAGCGGGTTCGCGGCCCGAGGAAATCGCTCGGGCCGAAGCTGCCGCAGCCCATGCCCAGGCCCGGTTGGACGAGCTTCTGGCTGGTTCCCGCACTCAGGAAATCGAGGCTGCCCGCGCGTCTGTACAAAGAGCCGAGGCCGAGAATACTCGCGCTGATGTGGATTACGCGCGCCAACGGCAACTCTACGAACAAGACGTCATATCCGCCCGGGAACGGGACAATGCCCTGGCTTCGTACGGGTCAACCAAAGCAATTCTGGCTGAAGCGCAGGAGCGTCTCCGGCTTGTGCAAGAAGGCCCCCGTCACGAACAGATTGCTCAGGCACGGGCGGCATTGGGCGAAGCCCAGGCGTGGTACGAACAGGTGGTATCCGGACCCCGCAAGGAAACCATCGAGCAGGCACGCGCGGAACGGATGCGCGCCGAGGAATCACTGCGCCTGGCGCAAACGCGATTGTCCTATGCCGCGATCGCCGCGCCACTCACCGGGATTGTTCTGTCGGATCATGTGGAACCCGGCGAGTACGTAACCCCAGGGGCGCCCATCGTCACCATCGGCGACTTGGAGAACGTCTGGTTGCGCGGGTACATCGATGAGACCGACCTTGGCCGCGTCAAGCTAGGGCAATCTGTCGCGGTGACTACGGATACCTATCCGGATAAGGCCTACGCAGGGGTCGTTTCCTTCATTTCTTCCGAGGCGGAGTTCACGCCCAAGAACGTCCAGACGGACAAGGAGCGCGTCAAGCTCGTCTATCGAGTCAAGATTGACATCCCAAACCCCGAGTTTGAACTCAAACCCGGCATGCCGGCGGACGCTGACATAGCGATCACGGGAGGGGAACGCTGA